A genomic window from Elaeis guineensis isolate ETL-2024a chromosome 3, EG11, whole genome shotgun sequence includes:
- the LOC105040914 gene encoding exportin-2 has translation MDFNNPAALETLSQWFLQSLSPDPEPRRRAESSLSAAAASSGFALAVLNLVATDPVDEQIRLAAAVHFKNHLRSRWSPSSSDDLPIPEAEKNQIKALIVSLMLKVPRRIRPQLSEALSIISSHDFPQAWPSLLPELVSNLRSAADYSTVNGLLGAANSLFLKFRHSFDTPALRLDLKYCLDGFAAPLLEVFLKTAQLISASATAGSPDVLCPLFESQRLCCEIFHSLNSIELPEFFEDHMREWMTEFRNYLTATYSPAVEAEGTVDALRAAICENLQLYMEKNEEEFKDYLKDFASAVWNLLTTSAAITSRDQLTITAIKFLTTVSTSVHHSLFGSPEALQQICESIVFPNIQLREEDEELFEMNYIEYIRRDIEGSDIDTRRRIACELLKGIALNYKEQVTAQVSMQIQRMLALFAANPGENWKAKDSAIYLVVALAPKAGTGGAASGYLVDVESFFTSVIVPELQGQDVNATPILKAGALKFFTVFREQIPKPAAIALLPNVIRFLGSESNVVHSYAANCIEKLLMVKDRAPAPAPGLNAVSFVPRYGASDINPIVQQLMHNLFTALQFPDSQENPYIMKCIMRVLGIAHVTGELAQACINHLASILAEVCKNPKNPTFNHYLFEAIAALVWRSCEKDQSLIGVFEGCLFQVLENILVNDISEFWPYAFQIFAELVEIRKPPLSDSYMQLFQVLLTPETWKKSANVPALVRLLQAYLQKVPNELNNEGRLGQVLGIFNKLISVSSTEELGFFVLNTVVENLHYDMIAPYIGTIWNVLFLRLQNKRTVKFVNSLVIFMSLVLVKHSPGILVDSINAVQANIFGAILQQFWIPNLKLISGAIEVKLTAVAATRLICESPSLLDASAMELWGKMLDSIITLLAQPDECKADLENDTPDIHETVGYSTAFARLHYAGKKEEDPLKEIRDPKEFLVTSLSKLSALAPGRYPAVIEKYVEPSNQAALLQICGAYNCAIV, from the coding sequence ATGGACTTCAACAACCCCGCCGCCCTCGAAACCCTCTCCCAGTGGTTCCTCCAGTCCCTCTCCCCCGACCCCGAACCTCGACGCCGCGCGGAGTCTTCCctctccgccgccgccgcctcaTCCGGCTTCGCCCTCGCCGTCCTCAACCTCGTCGCCACCGACCCCGTCGACGAGCAGATCCGTCTCGCTGCCGCCGTCCACTTCAAGAACCACCTTCGCTCCCGCTGGTCGCCCTCCTCCTCCGATGACCTTCCCATTCCGGAAGCAGAGAAGAACCAGATCAAAGCCCTGATCGTCTCCCTCATGCTCAAAGTCCCCCGCCGCATCCGCCCCCAGCTCTCCGAGGCCCTCTCCATCATCAGTTCCCACGACTTTCCCCAGGCCTGGCCCtccctcctccccgagctcgtctCCAATCTCCGATCCGCCGCCGACTACTCCACCGTCAACGGCCTCCTCGGCGCCGCCAACTCCCTCTTCCTCAAGTTCCGCCACTCCTTCGACACCCCCGCCCTCCGCCTCGACCTCAAGTATTGCCTTGATGGCTTCGCCGCCCCCCTCCTTGAGGTCTTCCTCAAGACTGCACAGCTTATATCTGCTAGTGCCACCGCCGGCTCCCCTGACGTCCTCTGCCCCTTATTCGAGTCCCAGCGCCTCTGCTGCGAGATCTTCCACTCTCTCAACTCCATCGAGCTTCCAGAGTTCTTCGAGGACCACATGCGGGAGTGGATGACCGAGTTCCGCAACTATCTCACCGCCACCTACTCGCCGGCGGTCGAGGCTGAGGGCACTGTCGATGCCCTCCGTGCTGCCATCTGTGAGAATCTCCAGCTCTACATGGAGAAGAACGAGGAGGAGTTTAAGGATTACCTCAAGGACTTTGCCTCCGCTGTTTGGAATCTTCTCACGACCTCTGCTGCCATCACTTCCCGAGACCAGCTAACCATCACGGCTATCAAGTTCTTGACCACTGTCAGCACCAGTGTCCACCATTCTCTCTTCGGGAGCCCTGAAGCTCTCCAGCAGATATGCGAGAGCATTGTATTCCCCAACATCCAGCTtcgggaggaggatgaggagctcTTTGAGATGAACTACATTGAGTACATTAGGAGGGACATTGAGGGCAGTGACATTGACACCCGGCGGAGGATTGCCTGTGAGCTCCTTAAAGGGATTGCCTTGAATTACAAGGAGCAGGTGACAGCGCAGGTGTCGATGCAGATTCAAAGGATGCTGGCACTCTTTGCTGCAAATCCAGGCGAGAATTGGAAGGCAAAGGACAGTGCCATCTACCTTGTAGTCGCGCTTGCTCCCAAGGCAGGCACTGGGGGTGCTGCATCTGGGTACCTGGTTGATGTGGAGAGCTTCTTCACATCAGTTATTGTCCCTGAGTTACAGGGTCAGGACGTGAATGCCACCCCGATTCTGAAAGCAGGTGCGCTCAAGTTTTTCACAGTGTTCCGGGAGCAGATCCCAAAGCCTGCTGCAATTGCCCTGCTGCCGAATGTTATAAGGTTCTTGGGTTCTGAATCGAATGTGGTCCATTCATATGCTGCAAACTGTATTGAGAAGCTGTTGATGGTGAAGGACAGGGCTCCTGCCCCGGCACCTGGGTTGAATGCTGTCAGTTTTGTTCCTCGTTATGGTGCATCAGATATCAACCCTATCGTGCAGCAGCTGATGCACAATCTTTTCACTGCACTTCAGTTCCCGGATTCGCAGGAGAACCCATATATCATGAAGTGTATCATGAGGGTCCTTGGCATTGCCCATGTCACTGGTGAACTTGCTCAAGCCTGCATTAATCACCTAGCATCAATACTTGCAGAGGTATGCAAGAATCCAAAGAACCCAACCTTTAACCACTACCTATTTGAGGCAATTGCAGCACTGGTATGGCGTTCCTGTGAGAAGGACCAGTCCCTTATAGGGGTATTTGAAGGGTGCCTATTCCAGGTCCTTGAGAATATATTGGTCAATGACATCTCAGAGTTCTGGCCGTATGCCTTCCAGATCTTTGCAGAGTTAGTTGAGATAAGAAAGCCACCTCTGTCAGATAGTTACATGCAGCTGTTCCAGGTGCTCCTCACACCAGAAACTTGGAAGAAGTCAGCGAATGTCCCAGCACTGGTCCGGTTGCTGCAGGCATACCTGCAAAAGGTGCCAAATGAGCTCAACAATGAAGGAAGATTGGGCCAGGTCCTTGGGATATTTAACAAGCTGATATCAGTTTCAAGCACTGAAGAACTGGGTTTCTTTGTGCTCAATACTGTGGTGGAGAATCTTCACTATGATATGATAGCACCTTACATTGGCACTATATGGAATGTCCTATTTCTGCGGCTACAGAACAAGCGTACTGTTAAATTTGTGAATTCACTTGTGATATTCATGTCGTTGGTTTTGGTCAAGCACAGCCCTGGCATTCTTGTGGACTCGATAAATGCAGTTCAAGCCAATATATTTGGAGCTATTCTTCAGCAgttttggattccaaatctaaagCTGATTTCAGGAGCCATTGAAGTCAAGCTGACTGCAGTTGCTGCAACAAGACTGATTTGCGAGTCTCCAAGCCTTTTGGATGCTTCAGCAATGGAACTTTGGGGGAAGATGCTTGACAGTATCATTACTTTGCTAGCCCAACCAGATGAATGTAAAGCGGACCTAGAAAATGATACGCCGGATATCCATGAGACAGTGGGCTATTCTACAGCCTTTGCCCGCCTTCACTATGCTGGAAAGAAGGAAGAGGATCCTCTGAAGGAAATAAGGGATCCAAAAGAGTTTCTAGTCACCTCGTTATCTAAACTTTCAGCACTTGCTCCAGGAAGGTATCCTGCAGTCATTGAAAAGTATGTGGAGCCTTCTAACCAAGCTGCACTTCTGCAGATTTGTGGTGCTTATAATTGTGCAATAGTCTAG
- the LOC105040913 gene encoding uncharacterized protein, translated as MMKKLSFPLSLFLALSFLLIADVHGTESPEYTVVHSESDFEVRLYRESAWMSAPTDEVSFEKATKLGFHRLFQYIEGANLNWSRISMTTPVLTSIVPDAGPLHSSAYYVRLYLPVKFQASPPLPLPELNLHADKWPSHCIAVRQFSGFARDSNIIKEAERLAVSLNRSSWANSTDSGNNAYSIAQYNSPFRFIGRVNEVWVDVAGSQGSGCASGGVEVY; from the exons ATGATGAAGAAGCTTAGCTTTCCCCTATCTCTCTTCCTCGCGCTCTCGTTTCTGCTTATCGCTGACGTCCATGGGACTGAATCCCCGGAGTACACCGTCGTCCACTCGGAATCCGACTTCGAGGTGCGGCTCTACCGAGAGTCGGCGTGGATGTCCGCTCCCACGGACGAGGTCTCCTTCGAGAAAGCCACCAAGCTCGGGTTCCATCG TCTGTTTCAGTACATTGAAGGAGCCAATCTAAATTGGTCTAGAATCAGTATGACCACCCCTGTCTTAACAAGCATTGTTCCTGATGCGGGCCCTCTTCACTCTTCAGCCTATTACGTACGCCTCTACTTACCAGTGAAATTCCAAGCTTCCCCTCCCCTTCCTCTCCCTGAACTGAACCTCCATGCTGACAAATGGCCAAGTCACTGCATTGCAGTAAGGCAGTTTTCTGGCTTTGCACGGGACAGCAACATTATCAAGGAAGCAGAGAGACTAGCTGTCAGCTTGAACCGATCGAGCTGGGCTAACTCAACCGACTCTGGAAACAATGCATACTCGATTGCTCAGTATAATTCCCCATTTCGCTTCATCGGTCGTGTCAATGAGGTTTGGGTTGATGTTGCTGGATCTCAAGGATCAGGTTGTGCATCTGGTGGCGTAGAGGTTTACTAA
- the LOC105040911 gene encoding sirohydrochlorin ferrochelatase, chloroplastic isoform X1 — protein sequence MYTQKKQQKEILAKNKECIYQLIPQSHFLPLPIYRFALALLGRPPLPPYGARFRRRTRLLGRPFDLADLNFEVDHWLWKAYWVLKYRLGLCTRPRFLRKFSPLDVRDPPKLHFPVFHKLSRITAKGRTLSTKCCLSVRGEGLERFEHSVGDKDAVIIVDHGSRRQESNFMLDEFVAMFKARTGYRIVEPAHMELAAPSIRDAFETCVLQGAKRVIVSPFFLSPGRHWHQDIPALAAEASREHSGISYIITAPLGLHELMVDVMNDRIKHCLSHVAADADECTVCAGTGKCRLY from the exons ATGTATACCCAAAAAAAGCAACAGAAAGAAATTCTAGCCAAAAATAAGGAGTGTATATATCAACTGATACCGCAATCCCATTTTCTTCCCCTTCCGATCTACCGCTTCGCCCTAGCGCTTCTTGGGCGACCTCCTCTTCCTCCTTACGGCGCTCGCTTTCGTAGACGAACTCGCCTTCTTGGGCGCCCTTTCGACCTCGCCGACCTGAACTTTGAGGTGGACCACTGGCTTTGGAAGGCCTATTGGGTGCTAAAATACCGTCTCGGGCTATGCACTCGGCCACGATTCCTTCGCAAGTTTTCTCCTTTAg ATGTAAGGGATCCTCCTAAATTGCATTTTCCTGTGTTCCACAAGTTGTCGAGAATtacggcaaaaggaagaactcTGTCGACAAAGTGCTGTCTAAGTGTCAGAGGCGAAGGGCTTGAAAGATTTGAACACTCGGTGGGAGACAAAGATGCCGTGATCATCGTTGATCATGGATCTCGACGGCAAGAATCTAATTTTATGCTGG ATGAGTTTGTTGCCATGTTCAAAGCTAGGACTGGTTATAGGATAGTGGAACCTGCTCATATG GAATTGGCTGCACCATCAATCAGGGATGCATTTGAAACATGTGTGCTACAAGGAGCAAAACGAGTTATTGTCAGTCCATTTTTCCTCTCCCCAGGACGGCATTGGCATCAG GATATCCCTGCGTTAGCAGCTGAGGCATCCAGGGAGCACTCAGGCATATCCTATATCATCACAGCACCTCTTGGTCTGCATGAGCTTATGGTG GATGTGATGAATGACCGAATAAAGCACTGCCTGAGCCATGTAGCTGCTGATGCTGATGAGTGCACTGTATGTGCTGGAACAGGAAAATGTCGTTTATATTGA
- the LOC105040911 gene encoding sirohydrochlorin ferrochelatase, chloroplastic isoform X2 has protein sequence MHSATIPSQVFSFRIDVRDPPKLHFPVFHKLSRITAKGRTLSTKCCLSVRGEGLERFEHSVGDKDAVIIVDHGSRRQESNFMLDEFVAMFKARTGYRIVEPAHMELAAPSIRDAFETCVLQGAKRVIVSPFFLSPGRHWHQDIPALAAEASREHSGISYIITAPLGLHELMVDVMNDRIKHCLSHVAADADECTVCAGTGKCRLY, from the exons ATGCACTCGGCCACGATTCCTTCGCAAGTTTTCTCCTTTAg GATAGATGTAAGGGATCCTCCTAAATTGCATTTTCCTGTGTTCCACAAGTTGTCGAGAATtacggcaaaaggaagaactcTGTCGACAAAGTGCTGTCTAAGTGTCAGAGGCGAAGGGCTTGAAAGATTTGAACACTCGGTGGGAGACAAAGATGCCGTGATCATCGTTGATCATGGATCTCGACGGCAAGAATCTAATTTTATGCTGG ATGAGTTTGTTGCCATGTTCAAAGCTAGGACTGGTTATAGGATAGTGGAACCTGCTCATATG GAATTGGCTGCACCATCAATCAGGGATGCATTTGAAACATGTGTGCTACAAGGAGCAAAACGAGTTATTGTCAGTCCATTTTTCCTCTCCCCAGGACGGCATTGGCATCAG GATATCCCTGCGTTAGCAGCTGAGGCATCCAGGGAGCACTCAGGCATATCCTATATCATCACAGCACCTCTTGGTCTGCATGAGCTTATGGTG GATGTGATGAATGACCGAATAAAGCACTGCCTGAGCCATGTAGCTGCTGATGCTGATGAGTGCACTGTATGTGCTGGAACAGGAAAATGTCGTTTATATTGA